The following coding sequences lie in one Candidatus Eisenbacteria bacterium genomic window:
- a CDS encoding CDP-alcohol phosphatidyltransferase family protein, with protein MASRDPATATDPDERPDAGEAPPRFKDRLKRFAHGALDPVVNLLVATGARPDQVTVLGLLLSVAAALAFFEGMFRLGSLLLILSGICDILDGQIARRDGMSTRFGAFLDSTLDRLADALVLAGIGGFYIIHLVELVIDPPRAVMEITRDLEPVVWARIAMIAVLALIGSFMVSYTRARAEGLGLDCKVGWFERPERMVLLIVAGLFGVGPVMPAALIILALLSSATAIQRVAHVWKITRTAGMDR; from the coding sequence GTGGCATCGCGTGACCCCGCGACCGCAACCGACCCGGACGAACGGCCCGATGCCGGCGAGGCTCCGCCGCGATTCAAGGATCGGCTCAAGCGCTTCGCTCATGGTGCGCTCGATCCGGTCGTGAATCTGCTCGTGGCGACCGGCGCGCGGCCCGATCAGGTCACGGTTCTCGGGCTGCTGCTCAGCGTCGCGGCGGCGCTCGCGTTCTTCGAGGGCATGTTCCGACTCGGCTCGCTGCTGCTGATCCTCTCGGGCATCTGCGACATCCTCGACGGCCAGATCGCCCGCCGCGACGGCATGTCGACGCGCTTCGGCGCGTTTCTGGACTCGACGCTGGACCGGCTCGCCGACGCCCTGGTGCTGGCCGGCATCGGCGGGTTCTACATCATCCATCTGGTGGAGCTGGTGATCGATCCGCCGCGGGCGGTGATGGAGATCACCCGGGATCTCGAGCCGGTGGTGTGGGCACGGATCGCCATGATCGCGGTGCTGGCGCTGATCGGGTCGTTCATGGTGTCCTACACCCGGGCACGCGCCGAAGGGCTCGGGCTCGATTGCAAGGTCGGCTGGTTCGAGCGACCCGAACGCATGGTGCTCCTCATCGTCGCCGGACTGTTCGGCGTTGGCCCGGTCATGCCGGCCGCGCTGATCATCCTGGCGCTGTTGTCGTCCGCCACCGCGATTCAGCGCGTGGCGCACGTCTGGAAAATCACCCGCACGGCGGGGATGGATCGATAA